Proteins encoded together in one Bradyrhizobium sp. CB82 window:
- the tkt gene encoding transketolase gives MNISVHAEADLNAVSHADLANAVRFLAVDAVEKSQSGHPGLPLGMADVATVLFSRFLKFDAAHPNWPDRDRFVLSAGHGSMLLYALLYLTGGAVSLDDIKAFRQWGSKTPGHPEYGHTPGVETTTGPLGQGIATAVGMALAERMANAQHGDGLVDHFTYVIAGDGCLMEGISQEAISLAGHLQLDRLIVLFDDNGISIDGPTSLATSDDQLARFAASGWSVRRVDGHDPEAVAQAIAEERKTARPSLIACRTIIGYGAPDRQGTEKAHGAPLGTEQTAAARRTLGWDYQPFVVPIPVLNAWRMIGRRGQVDRLAWLDRYERADPAQRELLIEGKVPALPNAYAQASAKLRETFATERPKLATRQASQQVLDGIASSIPGLIGGSADLTHSNLTHAKTQVPITRGSFTGDYIHYGIREHGMAAAMNGIALHGGFIPYGGTFLAFSDYSRPAIRLAALMQVRVIHVMTHDSIGLGEDGPTHQPVEHLAALRVIPNLLVFRPADAVETLEAWDCALEATTRPSVLCLSRQALPTFRSDARGTNRVARGAYLVVTPEEGRDVTLIATGSEVSIAIEAARLLATERIRAAVVSAPCFALFEEQQEEYRAAVLGTAPRVGIEAAVLGDWPRWIGADGEFVGMRGFGASAPAPVLYREFNITSQSVAEAARRSVARAGKGQ, from the coding sequence ATGAACATCTCGGTTCATGCCGAAGCCGACCTCAATGCAGTCAGCCATGCCGACCTCGCCAACGCCGTCCGCTTTCTCGCGGTCGATGCCGTCGAGAAATCGCAATCCGGCCATCCCGGCCTGCCCTTGGGCATGGCCGATGTCGCGACCGTTCTGTTCTCGCGATTCCTCAAATTCGACGCCGCGCATCCGAACTGGCCGGACCGCGACCGTTTCGTGCTGTCGGCTGGCCACGGCTCGATGCTGCTCTACGCGCTGCTCTATCTCACCGGCGGCGCCGTCAGCCTCGACGACATCAAGGCCTTCCGGCAATGGGGCTCGAAGACGCCGGGGCACCCGGAATACGGCCATACGCCGGGCGTCGAGACCACAACCGGCCCGCTCGGGCAGGGGATCGCCACCGCGGTCGGCATGGCGCTCGCCGAGCGCATGGCCAACGCGCAGCATGGCGATGGCCTCGTCGATCACTTCACCTACGTGATCGCCGGCGACGGCTGCCTGATGGAAGGCATCAGCCAGGAAGCGATCTCGCTCGCCGGTCACCTCCAACTCGACCGTCTCATCGTGCTGTTCGACGACAACGGCATCTCCATCGACGGGCCGACCTCGCTTGCGACCTCGGACGATCAACTCGCGCGTTTCGCCGCCTCCGGCTGGTCGGTCCGCCGCGTCGACGGACACGATCCGGAGGCCGTCGCCCAGGCGATCGCGGAAGAGCGCAAAACCGCAAGGCCGTCGCTGATCGCCTGCCGCACCATCATCGGTTACGGCGCGCCGGACCGTCAGGGCACCGAGAAAGCGCATGGCGCGCCGCTCGGCACCGAGCAGACGGCGGCCGCCCGTCGGACTCTCGGTTGGGACTATCAGCCCTTCGTGGTCCCGATCCCGGTCCTCAATGCGTGGCGCATGATCGGACGGCGCGGGCAGGTCGACCGTCTCGCCTGGCTCGATCGCTATGAGCGCGCAGACCCTGCGCAGCGCGAGCTGCTCATCGAGGGCAAGGTTCCAGCCCTGCCGAATGCCTATGCCCAGGCGTCGGCGAAATTGCGCGAGACCTTTGCCACCGAGCGTCCGAAGCTTGCAACGCGGCAGGCCTCGCAACAGGTGCTCGATGGCATCGCCTCGTCGATCCCGGGGTTGATCGGCGGTTCAGCGGATCTGACCCATTCCAACCTGACGCACGCGAAGACGCAGGTTCCGATCACGCGCGGCAGCTTCACCGGTGACTACATTCACTACGGCATTCGCGAGCACGGTATGGCTGCCGCGATGAACGGCATCGCACTGCATGGCGGCTTCATCCCCTATGGCGGCACGTTCCTCGCATTCTCCGACTATAGCCGGCCGGCGATCCGGCTTGCAGCCCTGATGCAGGTGCGTGTCATCCATGTGATGACCCATGACTCCATCGGGCTTGGCGAGGACGGCCCGACGCACCAGCCGGTCGAGCATCTCGCCGCTCTGCGTGTGATCCCCAATCTCCTGGTGTTCCGCCCCGCGGATGCCGTGGAGACGCTGGAGGCCTGGGACTGCGCGCTGGAAGCGACGACGCGTCCTTCGGTCCTGTGCCTGTCGCGTCAGGCTTTGCCGACCTTCCGCAGCGATGCGCGCGGCACGAACCGCGTCGCGCGCGGTGCCTATCTCGTCGTTACGCCTGAAGAGGGCCGCGATGTGACGCTGATCGCAACCGGATCGGAGGTTTCGATCGCGATCGAGGCCGCGCGCCTGCTCGCGACCGAGCGTATCCGTGCGGCCGTGGTCTCGGCGCCGTGCTTCGCGTTGTTCGAGGAGCAGCAGGAGGAGTACCGCGCTGCCGTGCTGGGCACTGCACCGCGCGTCGGCATCGAAGCTGCCGTCCTTGGAGACTGGCCGCGCTGGATCGGCGCGGACGGCGAATTCGTCGGCATGCGCGGCTTCGGCGCCTCTGCGCCGGCGCCAGTCCTCTACCGCGAATTCAACATCACTTCGCAGAGCGTTGCGGAGGCGGCCAGGCGCTCGGTCGCCCGCGCAGGCAAAGGACAATAG
- a CDS encoding phosphoribulokinase, with product MSRKHPIISITGSSGAGTTSVKKTFEQIFFRERVNAVYIEGDAFHRYDRAEMRTQMAKEAERGNKHFSHFSPETNLFEELERAFRDYGETGTAVTRHYIHDTEESALHGAPPGTFTEWEPLPENSDLLFYEGLHGAVVTDKVNVARYADLKIGVVPVINLEWIQKLHRDRSARGYSTEAVTDTILRRMPDYIHYICPQFTETDINFQRVPTVDTSNPFIARWIPTPDESMVVIRFKNPRGIDFPYLLSMLPHSFMSRANSIVCPGAKLDLAMQLILTPLIMQLIERKRSLK from the coding sequence ATGTCCAGGAAGCATCCGATCATCTCGATCACCGGCTCGTCCGGTGCCGGCACGACCTCGGTCAAGAAGACCTTTGAGCAGATCTTCTTCCGCGAGCGCGTCAATGCCGTCTACATCGAGGGCGACGCGTTTCACCGGTACGACCGGGCCGAGATGCGCACGCAGATGGCGAAGGAGGCCGAGCGCGGCAACAAGCACTTCAGTCATTTCAGCCCCGAGACCAATCTGTTCGAGGAGCTGGAGCGGGCGTTCCGCGACTATGGCGAGACGGGCACCGCGGTCACGCGCCACTACATCCACGACACCGAAGAATCCGCGTTGCATGGCGCACCTCCCGGCACCTTCACCGAATGGGAGCCGCTGCCGGAGAATTCGGACTTGTTGTTCTATGAGGGCCTGCACGGCGCCGTGGTCACCGACAAGGTCAATGTCGCGCGCTATGCCGACTTAAAGATCGGCGTCGTGCCCGTCATCAATCTCGAATGGATCCAGAAGCTGCACCGTGACCGGAGCGCGCGCGGCTATTCGACCGAGGCCGTCACCGACACCATTTTGCGGCGGATGCCGGACTACATCCACTACATCTGCCCGCAATTCACCGAGACCGACATCAACTTCCAGCGCGTGCCGACGGTCGACACGTCCAATCCCTTCATCGCGCGCTGGATCCCGACGCCGGACGAATCGATGGTCGTGATCCGCTTCAAGAACCCGCGCGGCATCGACTTTCCCTATCTGCTCTCGATGCTGCCGCACAGCTTCATGTCGCGCGCGAACTCGATCGTCTGTCCGGGCGCCAAGCTCGATCTCGCGATGCAGCTCATCCTGACGCCTTTGATCATGCAGCTCATCGAGCGCAAGCGAAGCCTGAAGTGA
- a CDS encoding class 1 fructose-bisphosphatase, producing the protein MTGQLRLDDYLQRYFETAPEALAVAAAVDAIAAAAIEIADLTGTGQLSDASGLTTGCNSDGDLQRDLDLRADAILRRCLAKAPIAALASEEMREPQIVDRAAKICVAIDPLDGSSNIDINMTVGTIFSILPAPDDLSLAFHQRGSAQLAAGFVTYGPQTSLVLTLGAGVDVFTLDRARSFHLARRGVQIPETADEFAINASNRRHWDAPVRAFVDECLAGVDGPANRNFNMRWVASLVAEAYRILTRGGVFLYPSDARPGYGDGRLRLTYEAHPMAFVMEQAGGAASTGRERILDLAAHNLHQRVPLIMGSHHEVQRVEELHCDPLLVASVSAPLFARRGFFRL; encoded by the coding sequence ATGACCGGACAACTCAGGCTGGACGACTATCTTCAACGGTATTTTGAAACCGCGCCCGAGGCGCTGGCCGTGGCGGCCGCGGTCGATGCCATTGCCGCCGCGGCGATCGAGATCGCCGACCTCACCGGCACCGGTCAGCTGTCCGATGCCTCGGGTTTGACTACCGGCTGCAACAGCGACGGCGATTTGCAGCGCGACCTCGACCTGCGGGCCGATGCCATCCTGCGCCGCTGCCTCGCCAAAGCGCCGATCGCCGCGCTTGCCTCGGAGGAGATGCGCGAGCCACAGATCGTCGATCGCGCGGCAAAAATCTGCGTCGCGATCGATCCGCTCGACGGCTCCTCCAACATCGACATCAACATGACCGTCGGCACGATCTTCTCGATCCTGCCGGCACCCGATGATCTCAGCCTCGCCTTCCACCAGCGCGGCTCGGCGCAGCTTGCGGCGGGGTTCGTCACCTACGGTCCGCAGACCTCGCTGGTGCTGACGCTCGGGGCTGGGGTCGACGTCTTCACGCTCGATCGCGCTCGCTCTTTCCACCTGGCGCGGCGCGGCGTGCAGATCCCCGAGACGGCCGACGAGTTCGCGATCAACGCCTCGAACCGCCGGCACTGGGATGCGCCGGTGCGCGCCTTCGTCGACGAATGCCTCGCCGGCGTCGACGGTCCGGCGAACCGCAATTTCAACATGCGCTGGGTCGCCTCACTCGTCGCAGAAGCCTATCGCATCCTGACTCGTGGCGGCGTGTTCCTCTATCCATCCGATGCGCGTCCCGGTTACGGCGACGGCCGCCTCCGCCTGACCTACGAGGCGCATCCGATGGCCTTCGTCATGGAGCAGGCCGGTGGCGCGGCCTCGACCGGGCGCGAGCGCATCCTCGATCTCGCCGCTCACAATCTGCACCAGCGCGTGCCGCTGATCATGGGCTCGCACCACGAGGTGCAGCGCGTCGAGGAGTTGCATTGCGATCCGCTGTTGGTCGCGAGCGTGTCCGCGCCGCTGTTCGCGCGGCGCGGCTTCTTCCGGCTGTGA
- a CDS encoding LysR family transcriptional regulator, translating to MSAKEFSYNGHPASQLRHLTIRQLRSLAALSAKGSVTAASTHLGLTQPAVTQQLRQLQDLAGLPLVQRTGDGMLLTEAGQEVLALADRVEAAIADCQGALDLLAGRTGGTVHLGAVSTAKYFVPHAIAAFSQRYPKIEIKLTIGNREEIREAMHGYDLDFAVMGRPPADVTVDVRQLGRNPHVIVARKGHWLEKDSGLNLTDLVHETFLTREPGSGTRTLMEGLFQKSDLEPIIGMEMSSNETIKQAVIAGLGIAFISAHTVAHELAEGRLVILDVAGLPIVRQWYVIRRSDKVLLPPAQAMFDFLGSEGSNYLPDVPELRGR from the coding sequence ATGAGCGCCAAAGAATTTTCTTATAATGGCCATCCGGCAAGCCAGCTCCGGCATCTGACGATCCGGCAGCTCCGGTCGCTCGCCGCGCTGTCGGCCAAGGGCAGCGTGACGGCGGCCTCGACGCATCTCGGGCTGACACAGCCGGCGGTCACCCAGCAACTCCGGCAATTGCAGGATCTGGCGGGGCTGCCGCTGGTGCAGCGGACCGGCGACGGCATGTTACTGACGGAAGCGGGCCAGGAGGTGCTGGCGCTCGCCGATCGTGTCGAAGCCGCGATCGCGGATTGCCAGGGTGCGCTCGATCTTCTGGCGGGGCGAACCGGCGGCACGGTACATCTCGGCGCGGTCTCGACCGCAAAATACTTCGTGCCGCACGCCATCGCGGCGTTCTCGCAGCGCTATCCGAAGATCGAGATCAAGCTGACTATCGGCAATCGCGAGGAAATCCGCGAGGCCATGCATGGCTACGATCTCGATTTCGCGGTGATGGGTCGGCCACCGGCCGACGTCACGGTCGACGTGCGTCAGCTGGGGCGCAACCCGCACGTCATCGTCGCGCGGAAGGGTCATTGGCTGGAGAAGGATTCCGGCCTCAACTTGACCGACCTCGTCCACGAGACCTTCCTCACCCGCGAGCCGGGATCCGGCACGCGGACGCTGATGGAAGGCCTGTTCCAGAAGTCGGATCTCGAGCCGATCATCGGCATGGAAATGAGCAGCAACGAGACCATCAAGCAGGCGGTGATCGCAGGCCTCGGCATCGCCTTCATCTCCGCACATACGGTGGCGCATGAACTCGCCGAAGGCCGCCTCGTCATTTTGGACGTCGCGGGCCTGCCAATCGTCCGGCAATGGTATGTGATCCGCCGCAGCGACAAGGTGCTGCTGCCGCCGGCGCAGGCGATGTTCGATTTCCTGGGTTCGGAGGGTTCGAACTACCTGCCTGATGTGCCGGAATTGCGCGGACGCTAA
- a CDS encoding DUF4118 domain-containing protein, producing MSRTGTFSGPKLRPWSWQAFAFAFIMVMVSAGLQGACALLGAQLYFAAFLPAVFIVGIVAGAPAAVFAILFTVPLVWWAFMPPFFEFSPLTRADAHDINLFFLFSVLLIGLADLCRQAITIINGGGLKATDKTVAPNS from the coding sequence ATGAGCCGCACGGGAACGTTCTCCGGACCTAAGCTACGACCGTGGTCCTGGCAGGCCTTCGCGTTCGCCTTCATTATGGTAATGGTTTCGGCCGGCCTTCAGGGCGCCTGTGCTCTATTGGGCGCCCAGCTCTATTTCGCCGCGTTCCTGCCGGCCGTTTTCATCGTGGGGATCGTTGCGGGAGCGCCTGCGGCGGTGTTCGCCATACTGTTCACTGTTCCGCTGGTGTGGTGGGCCTTCATGCCGCCCTTCTTCGAATTCAGCCCGCTGACCCGTGCCGACGCGCATGACATCAATCTGTTCTTCCTGTTCAGCGTGCTGTTGATCGGCCTTGCCGATCTCTGTCGTCAGGCCATAACGATCATCAATGGCGGTGGCCTCAAGGCGACCGACAAGACGGTCGCGCCGAATTCATGA
- a CDS encoding catalase, whose protein sequence is MPEFPSSAATAAPIIEALRAVAGAPPKARASFAKGRCVRGTYAPSNQASEITKSRSFIKPSRVLARFSVGGAHPKVADTDKLILRGFAFRLGSDGQRSEIFTQNAPVHFARTLDQMLDFLKARIPGPDGKIDAARVKAFAAANPETLFQANYLAARPLPGSFAGTTYWGVHAFPATNSRGETRFIKFKVEPVGGEVTLTEDEARGKSADFLSDDLDQRIAARDVRFSVMALLDRSGDPVMDVTVRWPDEDEREAVRLGTIVITGVEANETCDEANFNPATLAEGIGHPLDEIFAARRAAYAISQRMRG, encoded by the coding sequence ATGCCCGAGTTCCCGAGCAGCGCCGCCACCGCCGCGCCAATCATCGAAGCCCTGCGAGCGGTAGCCGGCGCGCCGCCAAAGGCCCGCGCGAGCTTTGCCAAGGGCCGATGCGTTCGCGGCACCTATGCCCCATCGAATCAGGCTAGCGAGATCACGAAATCCCGGAGCTTCATCAAGCCATCCCGCGTGCTGGCGCGCTTCTCTGTAGGCGGCGCCCATCCGAAGGTCGCAGACACGGACAAGCTTATCCTGCGCGGTTTCGCCTTCCGGCTCGGCAGCGACGGCCAGCGCTCGGAAATCTTTACCCAAAACGCGCCTGTGCATTTTGCGAGAACGCTCGACCAGATGTTGGACTTCCTGAAGGCGCGCATTCCCGGGCCGGACGGCAAGATCGATGCAGCAAGAGTCAAGGCTTTCGCCGCCGCCAATCCCGAAACGCTGTTTCAGGCGAATTATCTCGCCGCGCGGCCTTTGCCGGGAAGCTTTGCAGGGACGACCTATTGGGGCGTGCACGCCTTTCCCGCGACGAACTCAAGGGGCGAGACGCGTTTCATCAAATTCAAGGTCGAGCCGGTCGGCGGAGAGGTTACGCTGACCGAGGACGAAGCCAGGGGAAAGTCTGCCGACTTCCTGAGCGACGATCTCGATCAGCGGATCGCGGCACGCGACGTCAGGTTCAGCGTGATGGCGCTGCTCGACCGGAGCGGCGATCCCGTCATGGACGTGACCGTCCGATGGCCGGACGAAGACGAGCGCGAAGCGGTGCGGCTAGGCACGATTGTCATCACGGGAGTCGAAGCCAACGAGACGTGCGATGAGGCGAACTTCAATCCGGCAACTCTCGCCGAAGGCATCGGTCATCCCCTGGACGAGATCTTTGCCGCGCGCCGCGCCGCCTACGCCATATCGCAGAGGATGCGAGGGTAA
- a CDS encoding AraC family transcriptional regulator, whose product MAQAGAYGAKLGQPLNLKDAPSLITRTLRSAELAVVETRDDNPVPGLCGALPSDDAYLVSLKFRDYPNCECWERGRCVIKADIRSGATYLYDLKRDPRYVIDKPFHSLFFYLPRSALEDIAKQSGAPRIGELAYQPGIGHDDAIVRHLGASLHHALHRPNEANQLFVDHMMLALSAHVAQVYGGLRRNTDLARGGLASWQMKRACERLESDLGGSLSLQQIAAEFDLSVSHFSRAFRMSTGLPPHQWLLHQRIKAAKQLLSVRDLPLAEIAISAGFANQSHFTRVFSSLVGVSPGAWRREKHGGSETET is encoded by the coding sequence ATGGCACAGGCGGGCGCCTACGGCGCGAAGCTCGGGCAGCCTTTGAACCTGAAGGACGCGCCCTCGCTGATTACGCGTACCCTGCGTAGTGCCGAACTCGCGGTTGTCGAGACGCGGGATGACAATCCCGTGCCGGGCCTCTGCGGCGCCTTGCCTTCTGACGATGCTTATCTCGTCAGTCTTAAGTTTCGCGATTACCCGAACTGCGAATGCTGGGAGCGCGGCAGGTGCGTCATCAAGGCGGATATCCGCAGCGGCGCGACATATCTGTACGATTTGAAACGCGATCCGCGCTACGTCATCGACAAGCCGTTCCACTCCTTGTTCTTCTATCTGCCGCGCTCGGCGCTCGAGGACATCGCCAAGCAGAGCGGCGCGCCGCGCATTGGCGAACTCGCCTATCAGCCCGGGATCGGCCATGACGACGCGATTGTCCGCCATCTCGGCGCGTCGCTGCACCATGCACTGCATCGGCCAAATGAAGCCAACCAGCTTTTCGTCGACCACATGATGCTCGCGCTGTCAGCGCATGTCGCGCAGGTCTATGGCGGGCTGCGGCGCAACACCGATCTCGCGCGCGGCGGACTTGCGTCGTGGCAGATGAAGCGTGCCTGCGAACGGCTGGAGTCCGACCTCGGTGGAAGCCTTTCACTCCAACAGATCGCCGCTGAGTTCGACCTTTCCGTCAGCCATTTTTCCCGGGCGTTTCGTATGTCCACCGGCTTGCCGCCGCACCAGTGGCTGCTGCACCAACGTATCAAGGCGGCCAAGCAGTTGCTGAGCGTTCGCGACCTGCCGCTGGCCGAGATCGCGATCTCGGCGGGGTTTGCCAATCAAAGCCACTTTACGCGGGTGTTCTCTTCGCTGGTCGGCGTCAGTCCGGGCGCGTGGCGCCGCGAGAAGCATGGCGGCTCGGAAACCGAAACATAG
- a CDS encoding AraC family transcriptional regulator, translating into MHNRILPSGERRAADAEMARVLRTAPIRIASEPFGGAIAHWKHGALHDVVEPMTDHVVMTYPTGTQRLERRSGRSVAIGTARSGVVTIIPAGSSARWDIPGAVDVVQLYLPHRTLERVAGEAEMAGVGDLLERTAHPDLITSRLLTSAVEAMDGSAALDALFRQQMTDLLATRVLAAHAGTPARFQPTLGGLSPTALRRAVERLRSDAEADVSLAALASDAGLSRFHFCRAFKESTGLSPHAWLRQHRIEQAMNMLRDTDESIVSIAAALGYSSQTAFAAAFRKMTGETPRDCRRRMR; encoded by the coding sequence ATGCACAATCGCATTTTGCCGAGCGGCGAACGGCGTGCCGCCGATGCCGAAATGGCGCGCGTGCTAAGAACCGCGCCGATACGCATTGCGTCGGAACCATTCGGTGGCGCGATTGCCCATTGGAAGCACGGCGCTCTGCACGATGTCGTCGAGCCAATGACCGATCACGTCGTCATGACGTATCCGACCGGCACACAGCGGCTGGAGCGCCGCAGCGGAAGATCGGTCGCGATCGGAACGGCGCGCAGTGGGGTTGTGACGATCATTCCAGCCGGCTCGAGCGCCCGATGGGACATTCCTGGAGCCGTCGATGTCGTTCAGCTCTATCTACCGCATAGAACGCTCGAGCGTGTCGCAGGCGAAGCCGAGATGGCCGGGGTCGGTGACCTCCTGGAGCGAACCGCGCACCCCGACCTCATTACTTCTCGATTGCTCACGAGCGCAGTGGAAGCAATGGATGGTAGCGCGGCCCTTGATGCCCTGTTCAGGCAACAAATGACCGACCTTCTCGCCACACGGGTGTTGGCTGCGCACGCCGGTACGCCGGCGCGCTTTCAGCCGACCTTGGGTGGGCTGTCTCCGACGGCGCTCCGCCGCGCGGTCGAGCGCCTACGCTCGGATGCCGAAGCGGACGTCTCGCTCGCAGCCCTGGCTTCGGACGCCGGTCTGTCGCGCTTCCACTTCTGCCGCGCCTTCAAGGAAAGCACAGGGTTGTCGCCGCATGCCTGGCTGCGGCAGCACCGGATCGAGCAGGCGATGAACATGCTGCGCGACACCGATGAGTCCATCGTTTCGATCGCAGCCGCTCTTGGCTATTCCTCGCAGACCGCCTTCGCTGCGGCGTTCAGGAAAATGACCGGCGAGACACCGCGCGACTGCCGGAGGCGCATGCGTTAG
- a CDS encoding NAD(P)/FAD-dependent oxidoreductase, producing the protein MRLVIIGAGFAGMYAALSAARLRDIKGVSPEELEIALVAPEPTLVVRPRLYEPKPETMTAPLLDVLNAIDVVHVQGSAETVDTKSRMVQIATNKGTRKTLSYDRLVVATGSRLFRPNIPGLAEHGFSVDSLDDAVALDKHLHSLPKRPAVNGRDTVVVAGGGFTGIEAATEMPTRLRAILGNGAKPRVIIVERNPSIAPDMGEGPRPVIEEALRKVGVETRVGVGVAALDKSGVTLSNGDHIEAETVIWAAGIRAAPLTQQIPAERDNFGRLLVDPCLRVPGVPDVFATGDAARAACDDEGNYALMSCQHATRMGAFAGNNAAAELLGVPTRPYHQKAYVTCLDLGEAGALFTRGWERTVEMVGDVAKKTKQEINGVWIYPPKPERTAALASADPEQVTKL; encoded by the coding sequence ATGCGATTAGTCATCATCGGCGCCGGCTTTGCCGGCATGTACGCCGCCCTTTCCGCAGCACGCCTGCGCGATATCAAGGGCGTTTCGCCCGAAGAGCTCGAGATCGCGCTGGTTGCGCCCGAGCCGACGCTGGTGGTTCGCCCGCGGCTCTACGAACCGAAACCCGAAACCATGACCGCGCCCCTGCTCGACGTCCTCAACGCCATCGACGTCGTGCACGTGCAGGGCAGTGCCGAGACGGTGGACACCAAGTCTCGCATGGTGCAGATCGCGACCAACAAAGGCACGCGAAAGACCCTTTCCTACGATCGCCTGGTCGTGGCCACCGGAAGCCGGCTGTTCCGCCCCAACATTCCCGGACTCGCCGAACATGGTTTCAGCGTCGACTCGCTCGATGATGCGGTTGCCCTCGACAAACATCTGCATAGCTTGCCGAAGCGGCCTGCGGTGAACGGTCGCGACACAGTCGTCGTTGCCGGCGGCGGCTTCACCGGAATCGAGGCTGCAACCGAAATGCCCACGCGACTGCGCGCGATCCTGGGCAACGGTGCAAAGCCGCGCGTCATCATCGTCGAACGCAATCCGTCGATCGCCCCCGACATGGGCGAAGGCCCCCGCCCCGTCATCGAGGAAGCCCTGCGAAAGGTCGGCGTGGAAACCCGCGTGGGCGTCGGAGTCGCCGCGCTGGACAAATCCGGCGTCACGCTTTCAAACGGCGATCACATCGAGGCGGAGACGGTCATCTGGGCCGCCGGCATTCGCGCCGCCCCATTGACGCAGCAGATCCCCGCCGAGCGCGACAACTTCGGCCGGCTGCTGGTCGATCCCTGTTTGCGCGTGCCCGGTGTGCCCGACGTATTCGCCACCGGCGATGCCGCTCGCGCCGCCTGCGACGACGAGGGCAACTATGCGCTGATGTCGTGCCAGCACGCCACGCGGATGGGCGCCTTCGCCGGCAACAACGCCGCGGCAGAACTGCTTGGCGTCCCGACGAGACCCTATCACCAGAAGGCCTACGTCACCTGCCTCGACCTTGGCGAAGCCGGCGCACTGTTCACGCGGGGCTGGGAGCGCACGGTGGAAATGGTCGGCGATGTCGCCAAGAAAACCAAGCAGGAGATCAACGGCGTCTGGATCTATCCGCCCAAGCCCGAGCGCACCGCCGCACTCGCCTCGGCCGATCCGGAGCAAGTCACCAAACTGTAG
- a CDS encoding MBL fold metallo-hydrolase, translating into MNQTIRSIKQKPIKNLDNTPRHGRTATDELVPSRYALRIGEIEVLVISDGVLTPPSESMATNADPAVRAAWLDNMFLSREAFDWALNEVVLRSGGQTILIDAGLGEEYPDFPRAGQWGQRLEAAGIDLGSVTDVVLTHMHFDHVGGLLVDGVKKRLRPDLRIHVAAAEVKFWASPDFSRTAMPPVLADLARRASKQFLDEYHGQLQLFEEESKIAPGVAVRRTGGHTPGHSVVRLASGDDRLMFAGDAIFPVSFDHPEWHNGFEHDPAEATRVRLELLRELVATGSWLVGTHMPFPSIGRVAAAGELFRWVPAWWDY; encoded by the coding sequence ATGAACCAGACGATCCGCAGCATCAAGCAGAAGCCTATCAAGAACCTCGACAATACCCCCCGTCACGGCAGAACCGCGACCGACGAGCTGGTTCCATCGCGCTATGCACTGCGAATCGGCGAAATCGAGGTGCTCGTGATCAGCGATGGGGTGCTAACGCCGCCATCCGAGTCCATGGCTACCAATGCCGATCCGGCCGTCCGGGCGGCCTGGCTGGACAACATGTTCTTGTCGCGGGAGGCGTTCGATTGGGCACTGAACGAGGTGGTGCTGCGTAGCGGCGGCCAAACCATACTCATCGACGCTGGGCTGGGAGAGGAGTACCCGGACTTTCCGCGGGCGGGACAGTGGGGCCAGCGCCTCGAGGCCGCTGGCATCGATCTTGGCTCCGTGACCGACGTGGTGCTGACCCACATGCACTTCGATCACGTTGGCGGACTGCTCGTCGACGGCGTGAAGAAGCGGCTGCGCCCGGACCTGCGGATCCACGTGGCCGCCGCCGAGGTCAAGTTCTGGGCTTCCCCCGACTTCTCCCGCACTGCCATGCCGCCGGTGCTCGCAGACTTGGCTCGGCGGGCGTCCAAGCAATTCCTGGACGAATATCACGGCCAGCTACAGCTCTTCGAAGAAGAGTCCAAGATTGCGCCCGGAGTCGCCGTCCGTCGCACCGGCGGCCACACCCCCGGGCACAGCGTGGTTCGCCTGGCCTCCGGCGACGACCGGCTGATGTTCGCTGGCGACGCCATATTTCCGGTCTCGTTCGACCACCCCGAATGGCACAACGGCTTTGAGCACGACCCTGCGGAGGCGACCCGTGTCCGGCTCGAACTTTTGCGGGAGCTGGTGGCGACCGGTTCGTGGCTGGTGGGCACGCATATGCCGTTCCCGTCCATAGGACGTGTCGCGGCCGCCGGCGAGCTCTTTCGTTGGGTCCCGGCCTGGTGGGACTACTGA